A region from the Ichthyobacterium seriolicida genome encodes:
- a CDS encoding transposase encodes MNKNKKICHFLFTPFKGCHYNQTLSVYEAQNCQGCSIRTLCHKSKHNIRIERNHHLERQKNIMLNRLQQ; translated from the coding sequence ATGAATAAAAACAAAAAAATATGTCATTTTTTATTTACACCCTTTAAGGGATGTCATTACAATCAAACTTTGAGCGTATATGAGGCACAAAATTGTCAAGGTTGTTCAATACGAACGCTTTGCCATAAATCAAAGCACAATATAAGGATAGAACGTAACCATCATCTTGAAAGACAAAAGAATATAATGCTTAACAGACTTCAACAGTAA
- the hemL gene encoding glutamate-1-semialdehyde 2,1-aminomutase, whose translation MMHTKSNNLFKEAKRFIPGGVNSPVRAFKGVGGKPVFIRRAKGAHLYDEDGNVYIDYINSWGPMILGHASESVINAITEQVRRGTSFGTPTEIEVEIAKLIIEMCPFIDMIRMVNSGTEACMSAIRLARAYTNRDKFIKFEGCYHGHSDSFLIKAGSGAMTFGTPSSPGVTSSTSKDTLLATYNDIGSVKRLIEEYKNQIAAIILEPVAGNMGCIPPVDNFLSQLRELCDQNNIVLIFDEVMTGFRLSKGGAQEFFGVKADLVTYGKIIGGGMPVGAFAGKSEIMNCVSPVGDVYQAGTLSGNPMAMIAGYTVLKELSDNPDIYKNINEKTAKLESEFISILSRKDIPFRINRVGSMISIFFCEEEVESFNSANTVDTKVFNKFFHHMLSNGVYLPPSAFETWFICNELSNTDIEKTVEAVDSFSL comes from the coding sequence ATCATGCATACTAAAAGCAATAACCTTTTTAAAGAAGCTAAAAGATTTATACCTGGTGGGGTAAATTCTCCTGTGAGAGCTTTTAAAGGTGTAGGAGGCAAGCCTGTTTTTATAAGAAGGGCAAAGGGGGCTCATCTCTATGATGAAGATGGAAATGTCTATATAGATTATATAAATTCTTGGGGCCCTATGATTTTGGGTCACGCTAGTGAATCAGTTATAAACGCTATTACCGAACAAGTTAGGAGAGGAACATCATTTGGAACTCCAACAGAGATAGAAGTCGAGATAGCCAAGTTGATAATAGAGATGTGTCCTTTTATAGATATGATACGAATGGTCAATTCGGGCACGGAAGCTTGTATGAGTGCTATTCGTTTGGCAAGAGCTTATACAAACAGGGATAAGTTTATAAAATTTGAAGGTTGTTATCACGGGCATTCAGACTCTTTTTTAATTAAGGCTGGCAGTGGAGCCATGACTTTTGGAACTCCAAGTAGTCCAGGTGTTACATCGTCTACATCTAAAGATACTTTATTAGCTACTTATAATGATATAGGAAGTGTAAAGAGGTTAATAGAGGAATATAAAAATCAAATAGCGGCTATTATTTTGGAGCCAGTGGCTGGGAATATGGGATGTATTCCTCCAGTTGATAATTTTTTAAGTCAGCTTAGGGAATTGTGTGATCAAAACAATATAGTCTTGATTTTTGATGAAGTAATGACAGGTTTTAGATTGTCTAAAGGGGGAGCTCAGGAGTTTTTTGGAGTCAAAGCAGATTTGGTAACCTACGGAAAGATTATAGGAGGCGGTATGCCTGTTGGTGCTTTTGCAGGCAAATCAGAAATAATGAATTGTGTTTCTCCTGTTGGAGATGTTTATCAAGCTGGCACTCTATCTGGGAACCCTATGGCTATGATAGCCGGATATACTGTTTTAAAGGAGTTGTCAGACAATCCAGATATATATAAAAACATAAATGAAAAGACAGCTAAACTTGAGAGTGAGTTTATAAGTATTCTATCTAGAAAAGATATTCCTTTTAGGATAAACAGAGTGGGATCTATGATTAGTATATTCTTCTGTGAAGAAGAAGTAGAAAGCTTTAATTCTGCTAACACGGTTGACACTAAAGTTTTTAATAAGTTTTTTCATCATATGTTGTCCAATGGTGTGTATTTGCCTCCTTCTGCTTTTGAGACCTGGTTTATATGCAATGAATTGTCCAATACAGATATAGAAAAAACTGTAGAAGCAGTTGATAGTTTTTCTCTTTAA
- a CDS encoding thioredoxin family protein: MAKTLSNMLPLGVEAPYFDLLDTVSGKNLNLNELKGKIGTVIMFICNHCPFVIHINEEIVSISNDYIKKGIGFIAISSNDVENYPQDSPELMKEVADQNSYPFPYLYDQTQDVARAYQAACTPDFYLFNNDLKLVYRGQLDHSRPESETPITGRDLRMALDYLLIGKTIEDKQQKPSMGCNIKWK, from the coding sequence ATGGCTAAAACCTTATCTAACATGTTGCCTTTGGGTGTGGAGGCACCTTATTTTGATTTATTAGACACTGTTTCTGGTAAGAATCTAAACTTGAATGAATTAAAAGGCAAAATAGGAACTGTGATAATGTTCATATGTAATCACTGCCCTTTTGTGATACACATAAATGAAGAAATAGTTTCCATATCTAATGACTATATAAAAAAAGGCATCGGCTTTATAGCTATCTCATCTAATGACGTTGAAAACTATCCTCAAGATTCTCCTGAATTAATGAAAGAAGTAGCTGACCAAAACAGCTATCCATTTCCTTATTTATACGATCAAACACAAGATGTAGCTAGGGCTTATCAAGCTGCTTGCACTCCTGACTTTTACCTCTTTAATAATGATTTGAAATTAGTCTATAGAGGACAGTTAGACCATTCTAGACCAGAGAGCGAAACACCTATAACGGGAAGAGATCTAAGAATGGCTTTAGACTATTTGTTGATAGGTAAAACCATAGAAGACAAACAACAAAAACCTAGTATGGGTTGTAATATAAAATGGAAGTAA
- the accD gene encoding acetyl-CoA carboxylase, carboxyltransferase subunit beta, with protein sequence MDWFKRKKRGVTTPTGEKKDMPKGFWYKTPSGKIIDTEELEKNFYVSPEDGYHVRINSKEYFEIMFDNNEFEELDVNMSSKDPLKFEDKKKYKDRLKVTQKNTGLKDAVRTAVGKSQGNRLVISCMDFSFIGGSMGSVVGEKISRGIDYSIQNKIPFMMISKSGGARMMEAAFSLMQMAKTSAKLAILAKNKIPYVSLLTDPTTGGISASFAMLGDINIAEPGALIGFAGPRVIKETIGRDLPEGFQTSEFLLEHGFLDFIVERPLLKKKVNDFLNMVYHSKKA encoded by the coding sequence ATAGATTGGTTTAAGAGAAAGAAAAGAGGTGTAACTACTCCCACTGGTGAAAAGAAAGATATGCCAAAAGGTTTTTGGTACAAGACTCCTAGCGGGAAGATCATAGATACCGAAGAGCTAGAAAAAAATTTCTACGTAAGTCCTGAAGATGGATATCATGTTAGGATAAATAGCAAGGAGTATTTTGAAATTATGTTCGATAACAATGAATTTGAAGAACTAGATGTCAATATGAGTTCTAAGGATCCTTTGAAATTCGAAGACAAAAAAAAATATAAGGACAGACTAAAGGTCACTCAAAAAAATACAGGTCTAAAAGACGCCGTGAGAACAGCAGTAGGCAAATCTCAAGGAAATAGATTAGTAATATCCTGTATGGATTTTTCTTTTATAGGAGGATCTATGGGGTCGGTTGTAGGAGAAAAAATATCAAGAGGTATAGATTATTCAATACAAAATAAAATACCCTTTATGATGATTTCAAAGTCTGGAGGCGCCAGAATGATGGAAGCTGCTTTTTCACTGATGCAAATGGCAAAGACTTCTGCTAAATTGGCCATTTTAGCCAAAAACAAAATACCTTATGTGTCGCTTCTCACAGACCCTACAACTGGAGGGATTAGTGCTTCTTTTGCCATGTTGGGAGATATAAATATAGCCGAACCTGGTGCATTGATAGGTTTTGCAGGGCCTAGGGTGATAAAAGAAACCATAGGAAGGGATTTGCCAGAAGGCTTCCAAACTTCAGAGTTTTTGCTAGAGCACGGATTCTTAGATTTTATAGTGGAAAGACCTCTTTTAAAAAAGAAAGTCAATGACTTTTTAAATATGGTTTACCACAGTAAAAAAGCGTGA
- the rnr gene encoding ribonuclease R — protein sequence MLKRIIKSVFYKKEIMRSKKKHTDNLLGKYITGRVDMTSTGSCYIVSQDTVKDVFVSEKHNALKAFNNDEVKVYIHKVNKQGRLEGKITDIVNRNKTSFVGTIRIKDKSAWVVLSEKKILTDISIPLDKTDKAKDKDKVVVNITNWAIGSKKIQGEVTRVLGASGENKVEINCILEEYELPYEFPEEVERQANAINDKILNKEVSKRRDMRSVDTFTIDPVDAKDFDDAISVEEIDKGIWEVGVHIADVSHYVKPNTLLDKEAYKRGTSVYLVDKVVPMLPEILSNKVCSLRPDEEKYTFSVIFQIDENANVKNQWFGRTVINSNRRFTYEEAQEVIETGKGDFNKEILYLNKVAKIMREKRISKGSISFDKGEAKFNLDREGFPTSVYLKECKESNHLVEEFMLLANKSVSTFINKDNKNHKKTFVYRVHDEPDSIKIEELSRIVKKFGYSIDIKSKKKLNASLNKLLSDIKGKAEANMIETLVMRSMSKAKYSTENIGHYGLSFNYYSHFTSPIRRYPDIMAHRLLQHYLDKGSSVSPKEYEDMCQHCSAREILAYKAEKDTIKFMQVLYMHKFTGKRFKGIITGVTDWGIYVQMKDNHCEGLVRIDSIKPGRFRLDSENYRIVGVNNDRVYQLGDEVEVLVTKTNLSKRHITLELV from the coding sequence ATGTTGAAAAGAATAATCAAATCCGTATTTTACAAAAAAGAAATAATGAGATCAAAGAAAAAACACACTGACAATTTACTCGGAAAATATATAACAGGGAGAGTAGATATGACTTCCACAGGAAGTTGTTATATAGTTAGCCAAGACACAGTAAAAGATGTATTCGTTTCTGAAAAACACAACGCTTTAAAAGCCTTCAATAACGATGAAGTAAAAGTTTATATTCACAAAGTAAACAAACAAGGCAGATTGGAAGGTAAGATTACTGATATTGTAAATAGAAATAAAACATCTTTTGTAGGAACCATAAGAATAAAAGACAAGTCGGCTTGGGTAGTATTGAGCGAAAAAAAAATATTAACAGATATATCTATTCCTTTGGATAAGACAGACAAAGCCAAGGACAAAGACAAAGTAGTGGTAAACATCACAAACTGGGCTATAGGATCAAAAAAAATACAGGGAGAGGTAACAAGGGTATTAGGAGCTTCAGGAGAAAATAAAGTAGAGATAAATTGCATTTTAGAAGAATACGAATTGCCTTATGAATTTCCAGAAGAAGTAGAGAGGCAAGCCAATGCCATAAACGATAAAATATTAAACAAAGAAGTCTCAAAGAGAAGAGATATGCGGTCTGTAGATACCTTCACTATAGATCCTGTAGACGCTAAAGATTTCGACGATGCCATATCTGTTGAAGAGATAGACAAGGGCATTTGGGAGGTGGGAGTTCATATAGCTGATGTATCGCATTATGTTAAGCCAAATACCTTATTAGATAAAGAAGCATATAAAAGGGGCACATCTGTCTATTTAGTAGACAAAGTGGTTCCCATGCTTCCAGAAATTTTGTCTAATAAGGTGTGTTCACTTAGGCCTGATGAAGAGAAATACACTTTTTCTGTTATATTTCAAATAGATGAAAATGCCAATGTAAAAAATCAATGGTTTGGTAGAACTGTGATAAATTCCAACAGGCGTTTTACTTATGAAGAGGCTCAGGAGGTGATAGAGACAGGGAAAGGAGACTTCAACAAAGAGATATTGTATTTGAATAAAGTAGCTAAAATAATGCGAGAAAAACGCATATCAAAAGGATCTATTTCCTTTGATAAAGGTGAAGCTAAATTCAATTTAGATAGAGAGGGATTTCCCACGTCCGTATACCTAAAAGAATGCAAAGAGTCTAATCATCTAGTAGAAGAATTTATGCTCTTGGCTAATAAGAGCGTTTCTACTTTTATAAACAAAGACAATAAAAATCATAAAAAGACATTTGTATATAGAGTTCACGACGAACCAGATTCTATCAAAATAGAAGAATTATCTAGAATAGTGAAGAAATTTGGCTATAGCATAGATATAAAATCTAAAAAAAAACTCAATGCCTCTTTGAATAAGTTGTTGAGCGATATAAAGGGTAAGGCTGAGGCAAATATGATAGAGACATTAGTCATGCGCTCTATGAGCAAGGCTAAATACAGCACTGAAAATATAGGACACTATGGATTGTCTTTTAATTATTACAGTCACTTTACCTCTCCTATAAGACGTTATCCAGATATAATGGCTCATCGTCTATTACAACACTATTTAGATAAAGGCTCTTCGGTAAGCCCCAAAGAATATGAAGATATGTGTCAACATTGCTCTGCAAGAGAGATATTAGCATATAAGGCAGAGAAAGATACTATTAAATTCATGCAGGTTTTGTATATGCACAAATTCACAGGAAAGAGGTTTAAAGGCATCATAACTGGAGTTACAGACTGGGGAATTTACGTTCAAATGAAAGACAATCATTGCGAGGGCCTTGTGAGGATAGATAGTATTAAGCCTGGGCGATTCAGACTAGATTCAGAGAACTATAGAATAGTAGGAGTAAACAACGACAGGGTATATCAATTGGGCGATGAAGTAGAGGTCTTGGTGACTAAAACGAATTTGAGCAAAAGACATATAACCCTCGAATTAGTTTGA
- a CDS encoding glucosaminidase domain-containing protein: protein MINITKKGVFCFLYCNLLFSQNFQDRKDYIEKYKIIAIEEMITYGIPASITLAQGVLESGNGKSELSNKSNNHFGIKCHTSWEGEKVYHDDDEKGECFRKYKHPWTSYRDHSEFLVSRSRYAFLFDLDIDDYKAWAHGLKKAGYATDPKYAKILIKIIEDEELYKYDSMTLTEVEKNQVAAIIRGAESAESDESMEHTFKYGSKSINGIKYEVISSANTLGSICKKHNLPEYAILDYNDLSSSEDLKDGMNVFLSRKKIKVENGVNTYVIGGSESLYEVSQKLGIRLRWLEKRNNISKDSKLNRGDVLYVRDFKES, encoded by the coding sequence ATGATTAATATTACTAAGAAAGGGGTATTTTGTTTTTTGTATTGTAATTTGTTGTTCTCACAAAATTTTCAAGATAGGAAAGACTATATAGAGAAATACAAGATTATAGCTATTGAAGAGATGATTACCTATGGGATTCCCGCTAGTATAACTCTAGCACAAGGCGTTTTGGAGTCAGGTAATGGAAAGAGTGAATTGTCAAATAAATCTAACAATCATTTTGGAATAAAGTGTCATACTTCTTGGGAAGGAGAAAAAGTATATCACGATGATGATGAAAAAGGTGAATGCTTTAGAAAATACAAACATCCATGGACTTCATATAGAGATCATTCAGAGTTTTTGGTTAGCAGAAGTAGATATGCTTTTTTATTCGATTTAGATATTGATGATTATAAAGCTTGGGCTCATGGCTTGAAAAAAGCAGGTTACGCTACAGACCCTAAATACGCTAAAATACTCATCAAAATCATAGAAGATGAGGAGTTATACAAATACGACAGTATGACTCTAACTGAGGTAGAGAAAAATCAAGTAGCAGCTATCATCAGGGGTGCTGAAAGTGCTGAAAGTGATGAGAGTATGGAACATACTTTTAAATATGGAAGTAAAAGTATAAACGGTATTAAATATGAAGTGATCTCTTCTGCTAATACTTTGGGTTCTATTTGCAAAAAACATAACCTACCAGAGTATGCCATTTTAGATTACAACGATCTTTCGAGTTCAGAAGACTTGAAAGACGGAATGAATGTTTTTTTATCTAGAAAGAAAATAAAAGTAGAAAATGGTGTAAACACTTACGTTATAGGAGGGTCAGAGAGTTTATATGAAGTTTCTCAAAAACTTGGAATTAGGTTGAGATGGTTAGAAAAGAGAAATAATATTTCTAAAGATTCTAAGTTAAATAGAGGAGACGTTCTATATGTTAGAGATTTTAAGGAGAGTTAA
- a CDS encoding 1-aminocyclopropane-1-carboxylate deaminase/D-cysteine desulfhydrase — translation MEVPIQRVTLPLFSLRGVNVFVKREDLIHRYISGNKYRKLKYNMLFAENEKYNRILSFGGAFSNHILALAYACKEKNISSVGVIRGEELADKRPDELNSTLRFCLECGMKLHFIDRKQYRDKYHEDFILSLRNTFGEFYLLPEGGSNNLAVKGCEEILDSRTDKFDVIFCAVGTGGTISGIINSAKKNQRVIGIPVLRGANFLEAEICKYLNEDVCQWSLNYNYSFGGYAKCDKRLLSFIELIENKTSIPLEPVYTGKVLYAIFDMIERNIFSRGTDILMIHTGGLRSKNDF, via the coding sequence ATGGAAGTACCTATACAAAGGGTAACCCTTCCTCTTTTTTCGCTTAGAGGAGTAAATGTATTTGTAAAGAGAGAGGATCTTATACATCGGTATATTTCGGGTAATAAATACAGGAAATTGAAATACAATATGCTCTTTGCAGAAAATGAGAAATATAATAGAATATTGAGTTTCGGAGGGGCTTTCTCCAATCATATTTTGGCTCTTGCTTATGCTTGTAAAGAGAAGAATATTTCTTCTGTGGGAGTCATCAGGGGTGAAGAGCTAGCAGATAAAAGACCAGATGAATTGAATTCGACTTTGAGGTTTTGTTTGGAGTGTGGTATGAAACTACACTTCATAGATAGAAAACAATATAGGGATAAGTACCATGAGGATTTTATTCTTAGCTTAAGAAATACATTTGGGGAATTTTATTTGCTTCCAGAGGGGGGCTCTAATAATTTAGCGGTTAAAGGATGTGAGGAGATATTAGACAGTAGAACAGATAAATTCGATGTGATTTTTTGTGCTGTGGGCACAGGCGGCACTATATCTGGAATTATAAATTCTGCTAAGAAAAATCAAAGAGTGATTGGCATTCCAGTCTTAAGAGGAGCGAATTTTTTAGAGGCAGAGATATGTAAATATTTAAACGAAGATGTATGCCAATGGTCTTTGAATTACAACTACTCATTTGGTGGATATGCCAAGTGTGATAAAAGGTTGTTGTCGTTTATAGAGTTAATAGAAAATAAAACTTCCATACCTTTGGAACCCGTTTATACAGGCAAGGTTTTATACGCTATTTTCGATATGATAGAGAGGAATATATTCAGCAGAGGCACTGATATATTGATGATTCATACTGGAGGATTGAGGAGCAAAAACGATTTTTAA
- a CDS encoding DUF5018 domain-containing protein, translating to MKTFSFVKSIIFSFVLLSVFIFSCEKNKGYDNNLGIGVGIESISLIESENPEKGLVSDITCDIDTADYTVSLTVPHSAILTGLKFDIKLSEGYSISPASGDEVNFELEESSEESSEESSETPSLQRYKKVFTVTAKDGTAKEYKVYITKGSSNECAISSFKFINDEKNNGKGLVKDITGIIIKSESGEATISLIVPNIADLADLKPTIEISSGARVSPANEEAKTFTSGSEEEYTVTAQDGTTKTYKVTVTKEEGPKLESFKIPADTGKGITEEVEATFEYLSDNTNTGKIILKFPKSASTVISLSGLIPTIEVPTGCIVSPASGTVVSGDISTTGSNTFTLTKTDTGSQRVYTVEAVKGPFISSFKFETTSGGSTNTGISTTVNGVINHANNNITVTVPSTVNLNNSLTPTITLGDSTTTVEPASAQSQQFTSSSPVNYIVTANGIKKTYAVTVTKELAPKLTGFTITANPTNGIQNNVVAELTHVDSDNTGTILLKFPKNNENEFNLTGLTPTIEVSTGCTVSPASGAGVTGEISSATFTLTKTDTGSKRVYTITAVKGPFIKSFKFEAASVVSANTGISTTVNGVINHANNNITVIVPNTVDLSQTLTPTIEVESDVTIVPSTGITQTFNENTPVQYKVSANGIEKTYEVTVTKEAAPQLKNFTISANQTNGIQNNVVAELTHAEDSNTGTILLKFPKDMDTDISLTGLTPIITFPDGSSGYTVNPASGAAVTGDISTTGSNTFTLTTTLGSKRVYTVTVVKGPSIKSFKFKTSSSGTNTGITTDISATSIKHDTGAIAITVPSTVDLSQTLTPTIEVENGVTVVPATGTPETFNEKTPVQYKVTANGVEKTYQVTVTKELAPKLGSFKIPATTGKGIKEEVQATLTHADSDNTGTILLKFPKNNENEFNLTGLTPTITFPDGCSLDPPSGAAVSGDISTTDNNTFTLTKTDTGSKRVYTVTVVKGPYISSFKFATSGNTGITTEISATSINHDTGAIAITVPATVEKTSSDGTNTVTLTPTIDFGDATNTTITPSVSAQQFTLGSEFTYTVKNSTYADLNKEYKITVTRTPSTEAQITKFTINTDEGNITETVTGSGSKGRIVVPAATGSKTPTIEKSDYATVTSPTGAQSFTYDAPKEYTIRAENGTTTKTYEVYIYDSTKTIASSDSLKLTNSSSTEITPSAVDINATTRVISITVPTGTDLSNLTLSLDSSSSSSYTLDPNNGEDFSDGKEVKYTLKESSGSNVAGHYWVKVQTSN from the coding sequence ATGAAGACATTTTCTTTTGTGAAGAGTATAATTTTTTCTTTTGTGTTGTTATCTGTGTTTATTTTTTCTTGTGAAAAGAATAAAGGTTATGATAATAATTTAGGTATAGGAGTAGGCATAGAGTCTATTTCCCTAATTGAATCTGAAAACCCTGAAAAAGGATTAGTTTCTGATATAACTTGTGATATAGATACTGCTGATTATACTGTATCGTTAACAGTTCCTCATTCGGCTATTTTAACTGGATTAAAGTTTGATATAAAACTTTCTGAAGGATATAGCATATCACCTGCTAGTGGAGATGAAGTTAATTTTGAACTTGAAGAATCTTCTGAGGAGTCTTCTGAGGAGTCTTCAGAAACACCTTCTCTTCAACGTTATAAAAAAGTTTTTACTGTAACAGCTAAAGATGGAACAGCTAAGGAATACAAAGTATATATAACCAAAGGTTCATCTAATGAATGCGCTATTAGTTCATTTAAATTTATTAATGATGAAAAAAATAATGGTAAGGGTCTTGTAAAAGACATAACTGGAATTATAATAAAGTCAGAAAGTGGAGAAGCTACCATATCATTAATAGTTCCAAATATTGCTGATTTAGCAGATCTTAAGCCTACTATAGAGATAAGTTCTGGAGCTAGAGTTAGTCCAGCAAATGAAGAAGCTAAAACTTTTACATCTGGTTCAGAAGAGGAATATACTGTAACAGCTCAAGATGGTACAACAAAAACTTATAAAGTAACTGTAACTAAGGAAGAAGGACCAAAATTAGAAAGCTTTAAAATACCAGCTGATACAGGAAAAGGTATTACGGAAGAAGTTGAAGCTACATTCGAGTATCTTTCTGACAACACTAACACTGGTAAAATAATATTAAAGTTTCCTAAGAGTGCTTCTACTGTAATTAGTTTGTCAGGATTAATTCCTACTATAGAAGTTCCTACTGGTTGTATTGTAAGCCCAGCTAGTGGCACGGTAGTATCTGGAGATATTAGTACTACTGGTAGTAATACATTTACTTTAACAAAAACTGATACAGGGTCACAAAGAGTTTATACTGTTGAGGCAGTTAAAGGGCCGTTTATTAGCTCTTTTAAATTTGAAACTACTAGTGGCGGGAGTACTAATACGGGTATAAGTACCACTGTAAATGGAGTTATTAATCACGCTAATAATAATATAACAGTAACCGTTCCTAGCACTGTAAACTTAAATAATAGTCTAACACCTACAATTACGTTAGGAGACAGTACTACTACAGTTGAGCCTGCTAGTGCGCAATCTCAGCAGTTTACTAGTAGCAGCCCTGTTAATTACATAGTAACAGCCAATGGGATAAAAAAAACTTATGCGGTTACAGTAACTAAAGAATTGGCGCCAAAATTGACAGGTTTTACTATAACAGCTAATCCAACAAATGGTATTCAAAATAACGTTGTGGCTGAATTAACTCATGTTGATTCTGATAACACTGGTACTATCTTGTTAAAATTTCCTAAGAATAATGAAAATGAATTTAATTTAACAGGATTAACCCCTACTATAGAAGTTTCTACTGGTTGTACTGTAAGTCCAGCTAGTGGTGCAGGAGTAACTGGAGAGATTAGCAGCGCTACATTTACTCTAACAAAAACTGATACAGGTTCTAAAAGAGTTTATACTATAACAGCAGTTAAAGGGCCGTTTATTAAGTCGTTTAAGTTTGAAGCTGCTAGTGTAGTGAGTGCTAATACCGGTATAAGTACCACTGTAAATGGAGTTATTAATCACGCTAATAATAATATAACAGTAATAGTTCCTAATACTGTAGACTTAAGTCAAACTCTAACTCCTACAATTGAAGTTGAAAGTGATGTTACTATTGTCCCTTCTACTGGAATTACTCAGACCTTTAATGAAAATACCCCTGTTCAATATAAAGTTTCAGCTAATGGTATAGAAAAAACTTATGAAGTAACTGTAACTAAAGAAGCAGCGCCACAGTTGAAAAACTTTACAATATCAGCTAATCAAACAAATGGTATTCAAAATAATGTTGTGGCTGAATTAACTCATGCTGAAGACTCTAATACTGGTACTATATTGCTGAAATTTCCTAAGGATATGGATACTGATATCTCTTTAACAGGATTGACACCCATTATAACTTTTCCTGATGGAAGTAGTGGGTATACTGTAAATCCAGCTAGTGGTGCAGCAGTAACTGGAGATATTAGTACTACTGGCAGTAATACATTTACTCTAACAACTACTTTAGGTTCTAAAAGAGTTTATACCGTAACGGTAGTTAAAGGCCCTTCTATTAAGTCTTTTAAATTTAAAACATCTAGTAGTGGAACTAATACAGGTATAACTACTGATATAAGCGCTACAAGTATCAAACACGATACTGGAGCTATAGCCATAACCGTTCCTAGCACTGTAGACTTAAGTCAAACTCTAACTCCTACAATTGAAGTTGAAAATGGTGTTACTGTTGTCCCTGCTACTGGAACTCCTGAGACTTTTAATGAAAAAACTCCTGTACAATATAAAGTAACAGCTAATGGTGTAGAAAAGACCTATCAAGTAACTGTAACTAAAGAATTGGCGCCAAAATTAGGAAGCTTTAAAATACCAGCTACTACTGGAAAAGGCATTAAAGAAGAAGTTCAAGCTACATTAACTCATGCTGATTCTGATAACACTGGTACTATCTTGTTAAAATTTCCTAAGAATAATGAAAATGAATTTAATTTAACAGGATTAACTCCTACTATAACTTTTCCTGATGGTTGTAGTTTAGATCCACCTAGTGGTGCAGCAGTATCTGGAGATATTAGTACTACTGACAATAATACATTTACTTTAACAAAAACTGATACAGGTTCTAAAAGAGTTTATACCGTAACGGTAGTTAAAGGACCTTATATTAGTTCTTTTAAATTTGCTACTAGTGGCAATACAGGTATAACTACTGAAATAAGCGCAACAAGTATTAACCACGATACTGGAGCTATAGCTATAACAGTTCCTGCTACGGTGGAGAAGACCTCATCAGATGGCACTAATACAGTAACTCTAACTCCTACAATTGATTTTGGAGATGCCACCAATACTACTATCACTCCTAGTGTGAGTGCTCAGCAATTTACTTTGGGTAGCGAATTTACTTATACAGTAAAAAATTCTACTTATGCAGATCTTAATAAAGAGTATAAAATTACTGTAACTAGAACACCTTCAACTGAAGCGCAGATTACAAAATTTACAATTAATACTGATGAAGGTAATATTACAGAGACCGTTACTGGTAGTGGCAGTAAAGGCAGAATAGTTGTGCCTGCTGCTACAGGTAGTAAGACTCCTACTATAGAAAAATCAGATTATGCTACTGTAACTTCTCCAACTGGAGCTCAATCATTTACTTATGATGCTCCAAAGGAGTATACAATAAGAGCTGAAAATGGCACTACAACAAAGACTTATGAAGTTTATATATATGATTCTACTAAAACTATAGCTAGTAGTGATAGTTTAAAACTTACAAATAGCAGTAGTACCGAGATTACTCCAAGCGCTGTTGATATTAATGCAACTACCAGAGTTATAAGTATTACTGTGCCTACAGGTACTGATCTTAGTAATTTAACACTTAGTTTGGATAGTAGTAGTAGTTCTTCTTATACTCTAGATCCTAACAATGGAGAAGATTTTTCTGATGGGAAAGAAGTAAAATATACTCTTAAAGAAAGTAGTGGAAGTAATGTAGCAGGGCATTATTGGGTTAAGGTTCAAACGAGTAATTAG